The Proteus sp. ZN5 genome includes the window TGCTGTTACTTATTGATAATTACGACTCGTTTACCTACAACCTCTATCAGTATTTCTGTGAATTGGGTGCTGAGGTTGTTGTTAAGCGTAACGATGAGATCGGACTTAAAGAGATAGAAAAGATGATGCCAGCACATCTTGTTATCTCGCCAGGACCTTGTACTCCTGATGAAGCAGGGATCTCTCTTGAGGCTATACAGCGGTTTGCCGGTGAAATTCCTATTCTTGGGGTTTGTCTTGGACATCAAGCAATAGGGCAAGCTTTTGGTGCATCGGTTATCAGAGCACGAGAAGTGATGCATGGTAAAAATTCATTAATACATCATAATCAACAAGGTGTTTTTAAGGGACTTAATCGACCTTTAAGTGTGACGCGTTACCACTCTTTAGTGATTGATGCGACAACATTACCGGTACCTTTTGAAGTGACGGCATGGAGCCAACATGATGGAAATGTTGATGAAATTATGGGAATTCGTCATCGTACACTGCCAATTGAAGGGGTTCAATTTCACCCAGAAAGTATTTTAAGTGAACAAGGACATGAGCTATTAAATAATTTCCTTAAATATTAAATGGATAGCATTTAAATAGCGAAATAACGTCTTTTTATACAAAACCACATTTGATTTTTTATTCATATTTAGTGATTATATTTTCATATTGAATATGAATAACGATCAGGTGGGGTAATGACAAATCAAAGCATCAACAGGGCAACTTA containing:
- a CDS encoding aminodeoxychorismate synthase component II, giving the protein MLLLIDNYDSFTYNLYQYFCELGAEVVVKRNDEIGLKEIEKMMPAHLVISPGPCTPDEAGISLEAIQRFAGEIPILGVCLGHQAIGQAFGASVIRAREVMHGKNSLIHHNQQGVFKGLNRPLSVTRYHSLVIDATTLPVPFEVTAWSQHDGNVDEIMGIRHRTLPIEGVQFHPESILSEQGHELLNNFLKY